In the Corynebacterium jeikeium genome, ATCTTGGTAACGCGGCCAGCGCCAACGGTGCGGCCACCCTCACGGATAGCGAAGCGCAGGCCCTCGTCCATTGCGACCGGCTGGATCAGGGTGACGGACATGTCAACGTTGTCGCCCGGCATAACCATCTCGGTGCCCTCCGGCAGCTTCACAACACCGGTAACGTCGGTGGTGCGGAAGTAGAACTGCGGACGGTAGTTGTCGAAGAACGGGGTGTGGCGGCCGCCCTCGTCCTTGGACAGAACGTAAACGGAGCCCTCGAACTCGGTGTGCGGGGTGTACGCGCCCGGCTTAGCAACGATCTGGCCACGCTCAACGTCCTCGCGCTTCAGACCACGCAGCAGCAGTGCAGCGTTGTCGCCAGCCTCTGCGGTGTCCAGCAGCTTGTTGAACATCTCGATGGAGGTAACGGTGGTCTTCTGGGACTTCTCGCGGATACCCAGGATCTCGACCTCATCGTTCAGGTTCAGGATGCCACGCTCAACACGGCCGGTAACAACGGTACCGCGACCGGTAATGGTGAAGATGTCCTCAACCGGCATCAGGAACGGCTTGTCGGTCTCGCGCTCCGGATCCGGGATGGAGTCGTCACAAGCCTGCATGAGCTCGAGGATCTGCTTGCCCCACTTCTCGTCGCCCTCCAGGGCCTTCAGTGCGGAGATGTGAACAACCGGAGCTTCCTCGTCGAACTCCTGCTCGGCCAGCAGCTCGCGAACCTCCATCTCGACGAGCTCCAGCAGCTCCTCATCGTCAACCATGTCGCACTTGTTCAGTGCAACCAGGATGTAAGGAACGCCAACCTGGCGAGCCAGCAGAACGTGCTCGCGGGTCTGCGGCATCGGGCCATCGGTTGCAGCAACAACCAGGATAGCGCCGTCCATCTGAGCAGCACCGGTGATCATGTTCTTGATGTAGTCGGCGTGACCCGGAGCGTCAACGTGAGCGTAGTGGCGCTTCTCGGTCTCGTACTCAACGTGGGAGATGTTGATCGTGATGCCACGCTCCTTCTCCTCCGGCGCCTTATCGATGGCGTCGAAAGCGAAGGACTTGTTGGCCTCGGGGAATGCGTCAGCCAGAACCTTGGTGATCGCGGCAGTGGTGGTGGTCTTGCCGTGGTCGACGTGACCAATGGTGCCGATGTTTACGTGCGGCTTGGAACGCTCGAACTTAGCCTTCGCCACTTTGTGTCCTCCTGGACTGCTCGGTGGCTACGACTCTCGCAGCCACATTAACTTTTATTCCCAACCAGCTGCTTCCCCGCAGTTTGCGGATTGCTCACTGGCTAGTTTTCTTACTTCTTGCCGAATTTCAGATTATCCGTGTAACGAACATCTTCGCCTCGACTTTGTGTTTCGAGGCCAGTCGCGCTACACGCGAACTGGGTAACGGCCAGCACACCGCATCCTACGTCACTGTACCCCATCTAGAAAAATTAGCCTCTGTAAGCAAAGCCAAAACCCCACATAAATTAGGGTAAGCCCTTAGAGACAACTATTTCTAGCCGTCTTAGCTAGTTATCTATTTGGTTACTTTTTGACGCAGGCCTGCGCCGTGCTGACCCCTACCCCGCAAGGCCCCTCACCCCGTGAACCCTCTTGTCAGCCCCGTTACGACGGAGCCTTGGGCGTCACAAGGATGAAGGAAGCCTTAGCTAGAGAGGGGCGGAAACGACCCCAGTATTAGGCCTGGCCTCCGGTGCGCTCCGCGATGATGTCGGAAGCAACGTTGGTCGGAACCTCACCGTAGGAGTCGAAGATCATCGAGAAGTTTGCACGACCGGCGGTGCGGGAACGCAGGTCACCGATGTAGCCGAACATCTCAGACAGCGGCACCTTAGCCTTGACAACCTTGGCGCCAGCACGGTCGTCCATGGAGGAAACCTGGCCACGGCGGGAGTTGATGTCGCCGATGACGTCGCCCATGTACTCCTCAGGGGTGATGACCTCAACAGCCATCAGCGGCTCCAGCAGAACCGGCTTTGCCTTGGCAACTGCTTCCTTCAGAGCCTGAGAACCGGCCAGCTTGAAGGCCATCTCAGAGGAGTCGACCTCGTGGTAAGCACCATCCAGCAGGGTGGCCTTGATGTTTACCAGCGGGAAGCCGGCCAGGTAGCCGTACTGCATAGCGTCCTGGATACCAGCGTCGACAGACGGGATGTACTCCTTCGGCACGCGACCACCGGTGACCTCGTTGACGAACTCGTAGGTCTCCTCGGAGCCCTCCTCCGGCGCGTAGGGCTCGACGGCAATGATGACGCGCGCGAACTGACCGGAACCACCGGTCTGCTTCTTGTGGGTGTATTCCAGCTTCTCGACCGGCTTGCGGATGGTCTCGCGGTAAGCAACCTGCGGGTTACCGATGTTCGCCTCAACCTTGAACTCGCGGCGCATACGGTCAACCAGAACGTCCAGGTGCAGCTCGCCCATACCGCCGATGACGGTCTGGCCGGTCTCTTCATCCAGCTTCACGGTGAAGGTCGGGTCCTCTTCCGCCAGCTTCTGGATAGCGGTACCCAGCTTCTCCTGGTCAGACTTGGTCTTCGGCTCGATGGCGACCTCGATAACCGGATCCGGGAAGTCCATGGACTCCAGGATGACCGGATCCTGAGCGTCACACAGGGTGTCACCGGTGGTGGTGTCCTTCAGGCCGATGAAGGCGTAGATGTGACCAGCGGATGCACGATCCACCGGCTGCTCCTTGTTGGAGTGCATCTGGAACAGCTTGCCGATGCGCTCCTTCTTGTCCTTCGTGGAGTTGGTGACCTGCGCACCGGATTCAACGGAACCGGAGTAAACGCGGACGTAGGTCAGCTTGCCGAAGAACGGGTGTACGGCAACCTTGAATGCCAGAGCGGAGAACGGCTCGTCCTTGGAGGGCTTGCGCAGAACCTCAACCTCGGGATCCTTAGCGTCGTGGCCCTTGATGGAGCCGACGTCCATCGGGTTCGGCAGGAAGTCGATAACAGCGTCCAGCATCGGCTGGATGCCCTTGTTCTTGTAAGCAGAACCACAGTAAACCGGGTAAACCTCGGAGTTAACGGTCAGCTTACGGATCTGTGCCTTCAGCTCATCAACGGTGAGTTCCTCACCGGCGAAGTAGCGCTCCATGAGCTCCTCGTCGGACTCAGCAACGGTCTCGACGAGCTTCTCGCGGTACTCCTCGGCCTTGTCCTTGAGATCCTCCGGAATGTCCTCGTAGGTCGGCTCCGCACCGATCTCTACCTTGCCGCGCCAGGTAACAGCGCGCATGTTCAGTAGGTCAACGATGCCATCGAAGTCGTCCTCAGCACCGATCGGCAGGGCCATTACCAGTGGCTTTGCACCCAGGCGGTCGACGATGGTCTGCACCGTGTAGTAGAAGTCTGCGCCCAGCTTGTCCATCTTGTTGACGAAGCAAATACGCGGAACGTCGTACTTGGTTGCCTGGCGCCAAACCTGCTCGGACTGCGG is a window encoding:
- the tuf gene encoding elongation factor Tu; translated protein: MAKAKFERSKPHVNIGTIGHVDHGKTTTTAAITKVLADAFPEANKSFAFDAIDKAPEEKERGITINISHVEYETEKRHYAHVDAPGHADYIKNMITGAAQMDGAILVVAATDGPMPQTREHVLLARQVGVPYILVALNKCDMVDDEELLELVEMEVRELLAEQEFDEEAPVVHISALKALEGDEKWGKQILELMQACDDSIPDPERETDKPFLMPVEDIFTITGRGTVVTGRVERGILNLNDEVEILGIREKSQKTTVTSIEMFNKLLDTAEAGDNAALLLRGLKREDVERGQIVAKPGAYTPHTEFEGSVYVLSKDEGGRHTPFFDNYRPQFYFRTTDVTGVVKLPEGTEMVMPGDNVDMSVTLIQPVAMDEGLRFAIREGGRTVGAGRVTKITK
- the fusA gene encoding elongation factor G, with protein sequence MALEALTDLKKVRNIGIMAHIDAGKTTTTERILFYTGINRKIGETHDGASTMDWMEQEKERGITITSAATTCFWEGNQINIIDTPGHVDFTVEVERSLRVLDGAVAVFDAKEGVEPQSEQVWRQATKYDVPRICFVNKMDKLGADFYYTVQTIVDRLGAKPLVMALPIGAEDDFDGIVDLLNMRAVTWRGKVEIGAEPTYEDIPEDLKDKAEEYREKLVETVAESDEELMERYFAGEELTVDELKAQIRKLTVNSEVYPVYCGSAYKNKGIQPMLDAVIDFLPNPMDVGSIKGHDAKDPEVEVLRKPSKDEPFSALAFKVAVHPFFGKLTYVRVYSGSVESGAQVTNSTKDKKERIGKLFQMHSNKEQPVDRASAGHIYAFIGLKDTTTGDTLCDAQDPVILESMDFPDPVIEVAIEPKTKSDQEKLGTAIQKLAEEDPTFTVKLDEETGQTVIGGMGELHLDVLVDRMRREFKVEANIGNPQVAYRETIRKPVEKLEYTHKKQTGGSGQFARVIIAVEPYAPEEGSEETYEFVNEVTGGRVPKEYIPSVDAGIQDAMQYGYLAGFPLVNIKATLLDGAYHEVDSSEMAFKLAGSQALKEAVAKAKPVLLEPLMAVEVITPEEYMGDVIGDINSRRGQVSSMDDRAGAKVVKAKVPLSEMFGYIGDLRSRTAGRANFSMIFDSYGEVPTNVASDIIAERTGGQA